Within the Paenibacillus sp. AN1007 genome, the region GAAGATCCTCGGCTATTTTCTGAGAGCGAATCCAGAAAAACAAAACAAACAAACCTCCACCTGCAGCTAAAAGAAACGGCTTCTTCCCTATATGGTTGACGCACCAGTGTACCATCGCTGTAACCCAAACGACTTCATGAAACATCAGACGATAAGCCAAGCTCATGATCTGATAGACAACAAAAAGAAGCACCGTGCTGAGAACCGCACTTGCTCCGCAAATGTATATGTATTTCATTCTAACTGTGTTAAACCTTAAACTCATCATCGGTATCCTCCTCAACCTGCTGACAAAGTGATAGAGGTAGCATACCGAATAGTTCTTAAAGAAGCATTGTTAACTTCTTATCAAATTCTTAATTTATGCCTATGCTGGATGTGAAACAATCATTCTTCAAGAGCAGTAGGAGCAGGAGGAAGGATCATCGGAAAACGGGTAACAAAATCCGTTCGCCCGTTCTCGCTGTATGCAGCGATCCTGCCTTGATGCAGCTCAATCATCGATTTGGCAATTGCTAAACCAAGCCCTGTACCTCCGGTATCGCGGGAACGTGATTTATCCACACGATAGAAGCGCTCAAACAGATGCGGCAAATCCTGGGCCGGGATCGGATCTCCATAATTGCTAATACGTACAACAGCCTCTTCATCCTCAAACGTAAGGCCAATCTCCATGACTTTACCCTTTGCACCATAACGGATAGCGTTGCTGAACAGGTTCTCGTAAGCTCGGACCAGCTCTCCCGCTGCAGCCTGAATCCATAGAGGCTTCTCACGTCCAACAATTCTATAAGTCATACCTGCATCTTCAAGCATCGGAGCAAATTCTTCGGCGAGCTGCATCAGGAACGGGTTCAGATTCAGCGGCGTTAATGATAATGGCAAGCCTCCACCACTCACTCGCGTATACTCAAACAAATCATCAATGAGTTTGCGGAGGGTCAAAGACTTCTCATAGGCGATGCTGACGTAATAACGCATTTCCAGTTCATCCTGATATCGATCCTTTTCAATGTATTCCAGAAATCCAAGAATGGAGGTTAGTGGTGTTCTTAGATCATGCGATATCCCGGTAATCAAATCATTCTTGGCAGCAACCGCACTGCGCTCTTCCTGAAGCGATCGCTGCAGCTTCTCGGCCATCTGATTGATGCTCGCAGCCACGACTCCGAACTCATCCGCGGTTTTCACTTCAATGCGATGTGACAATTCGCCTTTGGCTACTTCCTGAATACCCGCCGTGATCTCGTCCAGCACAACCATCACTTTGCGAGTGAACAGGAAAAAAAACAGCACAAAACAGATAATTCCTACAGCAATCATCAGAGGGACAGAGCCAATGTGATTCACGAGCCAGCGGACCGCTTGTCCCGGAATAGTATAGTTTGGATAGGGCTGGTTGGCCAGAATTGTCTCGCCGAGCTTGCCTGAGCCATACAAAATCACCGCAGTCAAAACGCCGCTTAACAGAAATGCATAAATAAACTTCCACCGGACCGTATTAATCAGTTTCGAATTCATGGTAGAGACTCCCTGCTTATTTCATTCAATCCGCTATACTATTATCTTACATCGGTTTGATCATCTTGTACCCGACACCCCATACCGTCTGAATAAATTTGGGATGTTTACTATCCTGCTCAATCTTCTCACGAAGTTTGCGAATATGCACCATGACCGTATTGTTCGACTCCATGAAATCTTCTTTCCACACTTGGCGGTAGATCTGCTCCATACTCAGGACCGATCCTTGATGACGAGCCAGCAGCTCCAGTACAGCGAATTCGCGAGGAGTCAGATGAATCTTTTCGTTATCTACCCACACTTCATGTGTATCGGTATTAATAACCAGATCATCAATTACCCATTCATGCTCCTTGCTCTCTCTGCTTTCGTTAAACGTGTGGTACCTTCGAAGCTGGGACTTGGCCCGTGCTACTAATTCAAGCGGATTGAATGGCTTGGTTACATAATCATCGGCGCCAATGCTCAGTCCCGTTATTTTGTCAATGTCCGTACTTTTTGCGGACAGCATAATAATCGGCATTTTCTGCTGCTCACGTATTTTCATACAAGCTTCAATTCCGTCCATATTCGGCATCATTACGTCAAGAATGATGAGGTCAATCTTCTCCGTCTTAAGCAGCTGCAGCGCCTGCATCCCGTCATTCGCTGTAACAATTCGATATCCTTCATTAGCAAAATAAATCTCCATCAATTTAATAATGTCCTGCTCATCATCAACAAGCAGTATCGATGCTGGTTGTGCCACGGCTTATTTCCTTTCTTCTTCACAAGTACTGCATGGGCTTAAACATCCACTCCTGCAGCAATCTTATCTGTTCACAGTATACCATCTTGGGATCACACTGCGAAAATCATCATGATCTTCACGCACACGTTCAATCTTCGTCATCATCTGATCCGTCTCGTCCGGCTTCACATTCTGAATCCACACTACAGAGGATACCAGTGCCATAGCCGTGTATAGCGAATACAAGTTCCAGAATTCTTCATCCGGATCATGTCCTTCAAAATAACCCTGTACCTGTCCAATCGAATAAGGAACACTGATCTCTGTGGCAAACAAACCCAGCTTCAGGAACTCATGTACAGGGTCCCCTTGATCTGCACGGTTGAAATCAATCACCCCGGACAATTCTCCCTGATTCACTACCAGATTAGCCGGATGGAAATCATCATGCTGAAAACAATCCGGCCGGCCTTTCATCCACTCCAAATGATCGTCAATAAAATCCAGAATATACTGGTCATTTGCCATAACGACGGGGCATGCCTGGTATCGCTCCACATAACGCTGATGTTTCGTACTCTTGCGGGTGTACCAGGACTCATCCTGCTTCTGTACAGGCAGCTGGTGAATGCGTTTCAACTCCCTACCGGCTTTCATGCCAATATCCCACTGCTGCTGTTCACTCATTAGAGGCAGTACCTCAGAGGCATCTTCCCCTTCCAGATAGCTCAGGATCATATACCCGTTGTTATCGTCCAATCTGCCAATGCCAAGTGGGATTTGACACAGAACTCCCATCTGTCTCAGTTGTTCCAATACTTGAATTTCTTGCCGTTTGGACTCCATTTCAGTGTAAGAATAGATTCGCAGCAGGACATTTCCTTGATCTGGCAGCATAATCTTGAACTTGTGGTCCTTAGAATACCCTTTGGATATCCGTTGAATCTGTACCGCTCCTCGAAGTTCAGGAATCTCTCTCACCCGCTCGATCATTCCGCTCTCGCTTGCAAATGAATTCTGATTATATATATTCCCTTCCAACTTTATCCCTCCGTTGTTAGATGTATACGACGAGTCAGCGAAATTTAAAAGAATACACAGGCGCTGCCCAATCGTATGCCGTTCGATACACCTTATATATAATGTATGTATTATATGTATTATTTGGTTTGCATCAACATGTTTACATCAACACATTAGCTATACAAACATCACCGTTTTGGGTTCTCTGCCTGTCAGTGTTAACATCGTATACAGCTGACCTCTGTGATGATACATATGTCCCATCATCTCAAGCAGCCACTCCAAGCGGCTGTAAGAAGCGCCCCAGTAGGATTTCGTTACATGAAGCAGTTCTTCCGTTGTAAACTGCAGGTATCGCTGATACAGAAAGTTCCGGTTCTCGATGAGTGCCTGCTTAATCTGGTTCAAGGAGCACACGCGGTTCTCTTGATAAAAGAAAGCCATCTCTTCTTCCGATGCACCTTCGGATATGTACAAATCTGCGCGGCAGATCAATGCCAGGTGCCCGAGCAGCTCTCCGACAGATCGTTTCCCCTCAATCGGGGTCAGCTCCAAATCTTCCTCACTTAATTGATTGCAAATATCGACCAAAGATGCAACCGCCGTATCAATATGTTTGAATGCCGACTGAATCAATATAACCACTTCCTTTTCATTCCATTATACAGAACATATGATCCCTTTTCAAGCTAATAACTCCTCAAACTATATAAACATATGGGCAGCTCCATTTAACACAAACGCATAAAAAAAGTCCCTCCTCCCTCTTATAGACGGGACTTGGGCCAATTTGTTACAGCTTTTGAATATTTTTTGCCTAATTTATGGAATGAAGTTCTAATAGGAATAACAATAAATATGGCAATTAACTTGAATAAACCAGGCAGCACGTGTGTTCAAATTGCTCAGCTTCCAGATCAGCACCTCGAATGAAAAATTGCAGTTCACCGCAATCCAGCCACTGAAAACCGATGGCATCGTGTGTATCTATTTTTAAAAGCAGCAGCGTGTCGGACAGCTCTTCCCATGCGCGCTCTTCATCTCCACTATATTGGGCCGTCAGCTTCTTCACACATTCCTGCACATCCCCGCTGTACTCCTCACCCAGCTCAATATAACTTAATGCTTGATGTTCAGCATCGGGGTGCTGCCCTTCCGGGTAACCAAACATGCCTCCCCAGTTGAGCGGGCTGGGATGATTCCAATCCGATTCGAATTCCAGATAGCGGTCAAACAGACTTCCTTCATGAGCAGCCCCTCCTTCACTTTCTGCCGCTGCATCAAGTTCGTTCAACGCCGCGGCGTCTATATATGCATATGTAGGAACCTCAAGGTTAGGTAGAACCGTAACCGCATGAGCTGTCGTGGGTTCTCCGCCCAGTGCAGTAACTCCGTCAGGCTCGCGTTTTACAAGGTTATGTGAAGAGGGTTCATAGATCACTCGATGTTCAATCGGATAAGCAGCATCCACTCCGCCAACGAAAAAGTACAGCATGCCCCGCTCCGGCAGCGTCCCGCGCCCGTCATTGGGCGTATAAGGAGACAAGTCCACCATATTCAGCTGGGCCAGAAAAGTCATCGGCACCCCATCCTTTGTCAGAGGCCAGTCCAGTTCTTCCGGCAGATCAGGATGTCCGCCGACACGCGAATTGCCTGTTCTGCGATATTCATCGGTCGTGGATACATCCAGGCGAATACCCCAGCGTCCAGCATCCAGCACCAGATCGGCAGCAGCTCCGAGACCGTATTCTTCTTCGAGGGTTTTACGCGCTTTTCTAGTCAGACGTTCACATTGTTCCGGCTTAATCATATAGATCCTCCCTTTTTGACGTTACACCTATGCTGAGACTTATTCACGTTCACACCTGTATATTCTTCCGCCTTGTCTTTTTTCCCTGCTTGCTGTGTAAAAAAGAGGCTGACATTCGTCAGCCTTCATCTCTTCTTATCCTATTTATAATCGATTTGAATCAGAGGACTTCTGTTGATATGCAATCATATGCTCCTCACCATCCAGAAATTCATGCGACTGGTGCGCAGCCATCACCCCATGATAACTGATATCCAGACCGAGGTCTTCTTCCTCTTCGGTTGAGCGCACAGGAACCATCCTGCCAATAAGCTTCAGTCCAAACCAGGTCATCGCGAACCCCCAGATGACTAATGCCGTCAGACCCAGCACCTGAACGCCAAGCAGCTTCCAGCCGCCGCCCATGAATAAACCTCCGTCTGTGGCAAACAATCCTACAGCGATGGTACCCCACATCCCCGAAACGGCATGAACCGGGAAAGCGCCTACCGGATCATCAATTCGCATACGATCCAGCCAGTTGGCTGCCGCCATCATCAGCAGACCGGATACTGCCCCGATGAATATGGCTGCCAGATCACCTACAAATGCACAGCCTGCCGTGATGCCTACCAGTCCCGCAAGTGAACCGTTAATCACGGAAGGGGCATCGGAACGATTAAAGCGGAACAAGGTGTACAGAAGCGTCGCTGCACCGCCAGATGCCGCTGATAACATCGTCACGATAGCGATGTGACCGATTCTGACATCTGTGGCACTCAATGTGCTGCCCGCGTTAAATCCAAACCAGCCGAACCACAGCAGGAAAGCACCTACCGACGCCAGCGGCAGATTGCTCGGCAGTGCAATCGCACTTACACCAAGCGGCGTGTACTTCCCTTTACGCGGCCCGATAATAATGGCTGCCGCGAGTGCAGAGAAACCGCCCAGCGCGTGGATGACTGCCGAGCCAGCAAAATCCTGCATGCCCAGCTGGCCGAGCCATCCGCCACCCCATGCCCAGTGTCCGCCAATCGGATAGATGATCGCCGTCATCAGGATGATATAGAGCAAATATGCACGAAAATTGATCCGCTCCGCTACCGCACCGGACACAATAGATATAACTGCAATCGTAAATGCAGCCTGGAACAGCCAGAATGTCTCTAAGGATACCGGCACGTCCAGATGAGAAAGATCACCATGAAGGAAAAATCCGGTTACTCCTATAAAGCCACCTGCATCCGACCCGTACATCAAGCCAAAACCGATGGCATAAAACAATAACGTACCTATAGTAATATCAGCAAACACCTTCATAATGATATTCACACTGTTTTTATAACGTACAAATCCGGCCTCCAGCAGGGCAAATCCGCCCTCCATCAACAAAATCATCGCTGCGCTGAGTACAACCCAGACGGTGTCGATTCCGGAGCTTAATGTTTCCAAAGTCATGCCTGTACATCCTCCGTTTCACTTAGCTGCCTGATTTCGCGAATCGTTTCAGGGGAAAGCACAATCTCTTCCTGCTGGTTATGATCAGCAATTTGTATATGTTCTATAATCAGATCGAGATCACGGATGCGCCTGCGAATCTGCTCCATTTTGCGGAATCGCTCCTTCACCTGCACCATATATTCCACCGCTTGGTGATGGGAAGCCGGACGCCCGGCAAACCATTTGCGAACAGGCGATAGCGACTGATATGCAACTTCCTCGGCTCGTCGTTTTTGTTCAAACTGTTCTATCTTTTGTTTGAGCATTTCGATCTCGTTTTCTTTTTTGACCTTCAACCGTTCGATAAGGTACAATAGATCGGACGATGATATTTGCAATGCTGTATGGTGATACACCTCGTCGATTACTAACATATCATGTCAGGACTCCTTACATATCAAGTGACTTGTTACCGATTATAGTTTGCCGGGGTGCACCCGTCAATCTTTTTTTCGTTTCCTATAGGTTTCTATATGACGCGATATACGATTATGCATACCTCATGAGCGGGTATGTTTTCTTATCCCGCACAAAACTTCTTCTAACAAGGATAATAATATCTGACATTCGCAATTACTCGTTTTATGTTCTATGCTGGTTGAACAAGGCCTCATATGTTCCATTGGACATACACAAACTAGAATAAAGCTAAATATAAACCTGCAGAGAGGATGTTAACAATGTTTGAACGTAATGATGAGATACGAAATCAAATCTGGGAAACCGTTTCGGGACTCGATGAGGAGCAGTTGAACCGAAAACCTTCCCCGGAACAATGGAGTATCATGCAGGTGCTGCGGCACTTGAATCTGATGGAAAATGTGATCACCAAGCAAGCTCGCCTTGCCCTGGAAAAAGAGCAGCAGGTTTCCACCGAAAAAAAACCTTATGAACTGTCTCTGGACCGCAGCAGATCCGTGGAAGCTCCTCCTCATGTGCAGCCCCCGGCTGAGCCGGAGACACTTGCGGAAATTCGCAGCGATCTCGCTGTGTCCCACCAAGCACTGGAACAGTTCGCACGTGAGCATGATGTTGCCCTGTTACAAAGCAAATCGTTCCCTCACCCGGCGTTTGGTGAGATGGACCTTGCGCAATGGATTGATTTTACCAGCTATCACGAGGAACGCCATCTAGCACAGATTCGCGAGATCAAGCAGCAACTGGGACTGTGAATGGGTTCTTCCGGTTTGTAGAATAAGCAAAAAACCTCCGTATTCCACCTTAGTGGGTACGGAGGTTTATCTTTATTTAGAACTGCGCTTCTTTCATGCGGTGATCTGCTCCAATTTTTTTGCCCAAAATGACAAGGTCCCGGTTCACCCCATCCAGCACAGCTACCTCGGGATAGAACCCCCACTGTTCGAAACCGTGCTTGCGGAGCAGCCCCAGGCTCGGTTCGTTATGACCAAATACAAATCCAAGAATTGTCGTAATCCCCAGCGCGGGACAAGCCTCGAAAACCGTCTGCAGCAGCAGCCCGCCGGCCCCAATTCCACGACACTGCCGGTCAACGTATACACTGACTTCCACTGTCCCATTATACGCAGGACGTCCGTAGAACGAACTCAGACTGGCCCACGCCACAACCTGCCCGTTCTGCTTCATCACCCACAGAGGGCGACGATCCGGTGTATGCTCATGGAACCATGGCAGGCGCTGCTCCACCGTCACCGGTTCCAAATCTGCCGTTACCATCCGGCTTTCAATCGTCGAATTATAAATCTCAACAATCCTCGGCAAGTCTTCCAGACGTGCGTAATCGATCTGCACCTTTTCCAACGCCATCCCAATTCCTCCATTAACCTCTATAAGTTGAACTAAAGATTTCACACATTCCACTCCGATGACAAGGCTGTAATTATAGAGGCTATTATAATGGAAAACGGAAGCTGGAGTACAGCATGTAGAATATCCCGACATCCATACAACAAATTATTCTGTACAATGATACCGCATTGCCCTGCTTACTCAGGCAATCCCTGAACCGTATTTCCGCGTATCAACTCCTGACTCTGATCAGCCCAGCGAATATGAAGTGATTGTGATGTGAACAGATCCGGTCCATTCGATACCTGAAAGTGCAGGTGAGCTTCGCTGGAGTTGCCCGAATTACCCAGATCACCAATCCGATCACCCTGCTTGACCTTATCTCCCTTTTTCACCGCCACACTGCCTTTTTTGATATGTGCAGTAATGCTGTATTCCTTATTGCCATGGTCAATCACCACATAGTTCCCTGCCGCTTCATCCGGATTCATAACCCCCGGCACGTTATCCTCAATGTCGTTCTTTATATCAACAACCGTCCCGTCTGCAGCAGCATAGAGCGGTTCACCGAACGCATAATAGTTCGCATTGACCTTCGGGTCTCCCTGGTAACTTGCTCCGTCTTTCGTCCGAACGATGTCCAGGGCATAACGCTGCATTGCATGCTCATAATGGTAGTTCGCCATAACATTCTGACCTCCCCAGAAGACAAACATATCTCCCTTCA harbors:
- a CDS encoding HAMP domain-containing sensor histidine kinase; amino-acid sequence: MNSKLINTVRWKFIYAFLLSGVLTAVILYGSGKLGETILANQPYPNYTIPGQAVRWLVNHIGSVPLMIAVGIICFVLFFFLFTRKVMVVLDEITAGIQEVAKGELSHRIEVKTADEFGVVAASINQMAEKLQRSLQEERSAVAAKNDLITGISHDLRTPLTSILGFLEYIEKDRYQDELEMRYYVSIAYEKSLTLRKLIDDLFEYTRVSGGGLPLSLTPLNLNPFLMQLAEEFAPMLEDAGMTYRIVGREKPLWIQAAAGELVRAYENLFSNAIRYGAKGKVMEIGLTFEDEEAVVRISNYGDPIPAQDLPHLFERFYRVDKSRSRDTGGTGLGLAIAKSMIELHQGRIAAYSENGRTDFVTRFPMILPPAPTALEE
- a CDS encoding response regulator transcription factor, producing MAQPASILLVDDEQDIIKLMEIYFANEGYRIVTANDGMQALQLLKTEKIDLIILDVMMPNMDGIEACMKIREQQKMPIIMLSAKSTDIDKITGLSIGADDYVTKPFNPLELVARAKSQLRRYHTFNESRESKEHEWVIDDLVINTDTHEVWVDNEKIHLTPREFAVLELLARHQGSVLSMEQIYRQVWKEDFMESNNTVMVHIRKLREKIEQDSKHPKFIQTVWGVGYKMIKPM
- a CDS encoding aminoglycoside phosphotransferase family protein, whose translation is MEGNIYNQNSFASESGMIERVREIPELRGAVQIQRISKGYSKDHKFKIMLPDQGNVLLRIYSYTEMESKRQEIQVLEQLRQMGVLCQIPLGIGRLDDNNGYMILSYLEGEDASEVLPLMSEQQQWDIGMKAGRELKRIHQLPVQKQDESWYTRKSTKHQRYVERYQACPVVMANDQYILDFIDDHLEWMKGRPDCFQHDDFHPANLVVNQGELSGVIDFNRADQGDPVHEFLKLGLFATEISVPYSIGQVQGYFEGHDPDEEFWNLYSLYTAMALVSSVVWIQNVKPDETDQMMTKIERVREDHDDFRSVIPRWYTVNR
- a CDS encoding DinB family protein is translated as MIQSAFKHIDTAVASLVDICNQLSEEDLELTPIEGKRSVGELLGHLALICRADLYISEGASEEEMAFFYQENRVCSLNQIKQALIENRNFLYQRYLQFTTEELLHVTKSYWGASYSRLEWLLEMMGHMYHHRGQLYTMLTLTGREPKTVMFV
- a CDS encoding YwqG family protein; this translates as MIKPEQCERLTRKARKTLEEEYGLGAAADLVLDAGRWGIRLDVSTTDEYRRTGNSRVGGHPDLPEELDWPLTKDGVPMTFLAQLNMVDLSPYTPNDGRGTLPERGMLYFFVGGVDAAYPIEHRVIYEPSSHNLVKREPDGVTALGGEPTTAHAVTVLPNLEVPTYAYIDAAALNELDAAAESEGGAAHEGSLFDRYLEFESDWNHPSPLNWGGMFGYPEGQHPDAEHQALSYIELGEEYSGDVQECVKKLTAQYSGDEERAWEELSDTLLLLKIDTHDAIGFQWLDCGELQFFIRGADLEAEQFEHTCCLVYSS
- a CDS encoding ammonium transporter, translating into MTLETLSSGIDTVWVVLSAAMILLMEGGFALLEAGFVRYKNSVNIIMKVFADITIGTLLFYAIGFGLMYGSDAGGFIGVTGFFLHGDLSHLDVPVSLETFWLFQAAFTIAVISIVSGAVAERINFRAYLLYIILMTAIIYPIGGHWAWGGGWLGQLGMQDFAGSAVIHALGGFSALAAAIIIGPRKGKYTPLGVSAIALPSNLPLASVGAFLLWFGWFGFNAGSTLSATDVRIGHIAIVTMLSAASGGAATLLYTLFRFNRSDAPSVINGSLAGLVGITAGCAFVGDLAAIFIGAVSGLLMMAAANWLDRMRIDDPVGAFPVHAVSGMWGTIAVGLFATDGGLFMGGGWKLLGVQVLGLTALVIWGFAMTWFGLKLIGRMVPVRSTEEEEDLGLDISYHGVMAAHQSHEFLDGEEHMIAYQQKSSDSNRL
- a CDS encoding DinB family protein; translation: MFERNDEIRNQIWETVSGLDEEQLNRKPSPEQWSIMQVLRHLNLMENVITKQARLALEKEQQVSTEKKPYELSLDRSRSVEAPPHVQPPAEPETLAEIRSDLAVSHQALEQFAREHDVALLQSKSFPHPAFGEMDLAQWIDFTSYHEERHLAQIREIKQQLGL
- a CDS encoding N-acetyltransferase family protein, whose amino-acid sequence is MALEKVQIDYARLEDLPRIVEIYNSTIESRMVTADLEPVTVEQRLPWFHEHTPDRRPLWVMKQNGQVVAWASLSSFYGRPAYNGTVEVSVYVDRQCRGIGAGGLLLQTVFEACPALGITTILGFVFGHNEPSLGLLRKHGFEQWGFYPEVAVLDGVNRDLVILGKKIGADHRMKEAQF